Proteins encoded in a region of the Sparus aurata chromosome 6, fSpaAur1.1, whole genome shotgun sequence genome:
- the mdm4 gene encoding protein Mdm4 isoform X2, with protein sequence MSSLSPQTLASSSSCRTLPGEGNQVQPKAPLLQILRVAGAQEEVFTLKEVMHYLGQYIMGKQLYDKQRQHIVHCQDDPLGELLEVESFSVKNPSPVYEMLKKYLVVLGCSDAAENLSVGRECVDGGVEDRGQLCGGLVKAGLEAVSDVPLLQTPSQRRPREPDDDSLEGLPRSACKRPKLDVTLDEWDLSGLPWWFLGNLRSNYSRRSNGSTDIHTNQLSPAQEEDTAIVSDTTDDLWFLTEGESEQVSVEMKEAALEEGSGGEGEPPPEDDDGGGAGKEEKADREMQEEPDEDSQCLSDDTDTEISTQDAWQCTECRKYNTPNQRYCVRCWALRKNWYKDVPRLAHSLSVPDIPACSLLATHDEEDDSDTGIDVPDCSRTVSDPIILPSHSTADRPLPTMITGKSQAQWPSSFLKDEQLSDGDSQENLGMEVEEVRPEALLEPCKLCRVRPRNGNIIHGRTAHLLTCFPCARRLHKFQAPCPGCGKIIQKVIKIFIL encoded by the exons ATGAGCTCTCTATCACCCCAGACTCTGGCATCAAGCTCATCATGCAGGACTCTACCTGGAGAGGGAAATCAG gtACAACCAAAGGCCCCGCTCCTGCAGATTCTGCGTGTTGCCGGAGCCCAGGAAGAAGTCTTCACACTCAAAGAG GTGATGCACTACTTGGGTCAGTACATCATGGGGAAGCAACTGTAtgacaaacagaggcagcacaTCGTCCACTGCCAGGATGACCCTCTGGGAgagctgctggaggtggagagCTTCTCCGTCAAAAACCCGAG CCCGGTGTATGAAATGCTCAAGAAGTACTTAGTTGTGCTTGGTTGTTCTG ACGCTGCAGAGAATCTTTCTGTGGGCCGTGAATGTGTAGATGGCGGAGTGGAGGATCGTGGTCAG TTGTGTGGAGGTTTGGTCAAAGCAGGGCTGGAGGCTGTCAGTGACGTGCCTCTCCTGCAGACCCCCTCCCAGAGACGACCTCGGGAGCCAGATGATG ACTCCCTGGAAGGCCTACCACGGTCAGCCTGCAAACGGCCCAAACTGGATGTTACTCTGGACGAGTGGGACCTCTCTGGCCTACCCTGGTGGTTTCTGGGTAATCTCCGAAGTAACTACAGCCGTAGGAGCAATGGCTCCACTGACATCCACACTAACCAA CTGTCTCCTGCACAGGAAGAGGACACGGCCATTGTGTCAGACACTACAGATGACCTCTGGTTCCTGACCGAGGGTGAGAGTGAACAGGTGAGTGTGGAGATGAAAGAAGCTGCGCTGGAGGAAGGGAGCGGAGGAGAAGGGGAGCCTCCACCTGAggatgatgatggaggaggtgcagggAAGGAGGAGAAAGCAGATCGAGAG ATGCAGGAGGAGCCAGATGAGGACTCGCAGTGTCTCAGTGATGACACTGACACAGAGATCTCTACACAG GATGCGTGGCAGTGCACAGAATGCAGGAAGTATAACACACCTAACCAGAGGTATTGTGTTCGCTGCTGGGCCCTACGTAAGAACTGGTACAAAGATGTCCCTCGACTCGcccattctctctctgttcctgaCATCCCAGCATGCAGCTTGCTCGCCACCCATGATGAAGAAGATGACAGCGACACTGGCATTGATGTCCCAGACTGCAGCAGGACGGTGTCTGACCCTATCATCCTGCCCTCCCACTCCACAGCTGACCGACCCCTGCCCACCATGATTACAGGGAAAAGCCAGGCACAGTGGCCATCCAGCTTCCTCAAGGATGAGCAGCTCTCAGATGGGGACAGTCAGGAAAATCTGGGGATGGAGGTTGAAGAAGTTAGGCCTGAGGCACTGTTGGAGCCTTGCAAGCTCTGTCGAGTGCGACCACGCAATGGAAATATAATACACGGACGTACGGCTCACCTGCTAACCTGTTTCCCATGTGCAAGGAGGCTACACAAGTTCCAGGCTCCTTGTCCAGGGTGTGGGAAGATAATTCAAAAAGTTATTAAGATATTCATTCTATAA
- the mdm4 gene encoding protein Mdm4 isoform X4 encodes MSSLSPQTLASSSSCRTLPGEGNQVQPKAPLLQILRVAGAQEEVFTLKEVMHYLGQYIMGKQLYDKQRQHIVHCQDDPLGELLEVESFSVKNPSPVYEMLKKYLVVLGCSDAAENLSVGRECVDGGVEDRGQLCGGLVKAGLEAVSDVPLLQTPSQRRPREPDDDSLEGLPRSACKRPKLDVTLDEWDLSGLPWWFLGNLRSNYSRRSNGSTDIHTNQEEDTAIVSDTTDDLWFLTEGESEQVSVEMKEAALEEGSGGEGEPPPEDDDGGGAGKEEKADREMQEEPDEDSQCLSDDTDTEISTQDAWQCTECRKYNTPNQRYCVRCWALRKNWYKDVPRLAHSLSVPDIPACSLLATHDEEDDSDTGIDVPDCSRTVSDPIILPSHSTADRPLPTMITGKSQAQWPSSFLKDEQLSDGDSQENLGMEVEEVRPEALLEPCKLCRVRPRNGNIIHGRTAHLLTCFPCARRLHKFQAPCPGCGKIIQKVIKIFIL; translated from the exons ATGAGCTCTCTATCACCCCAGACTCTGGCATCAAGCTCATCATGCAGGACTCTACCTGGAGAGGGAAATCAG gtACAACCAAAGGCCCCGCTCCTGCAGATTCTGCGTGTTGCCGGAGCCCAGGAAGAAGTCTTCACACTCAAAGAG GTGATGCACTACTTGGGTCAGTACATCATGGGGAAGCAACTGTAtgacaaacagaggcagcacaTCGTCCACTGCCAGGATGACCCTCTGGGAgagctgctggaggtggagagCTTCTCCGTCAAAAACCCGAG CCCGGTGTATGAAATGCTCAAGAAGTACTTAGTTGTGCTTGGTTGTTCTG ACGCTGCAGAGAATCTTTCTGTGGGCCGTGAATGTGTAGATGGCGGAGTGGAGGATCGTGGTCAG TTGTGTGGAGGTTTGGTCAAAGCAGGGCTGGAGGCTGTCAGTGACGTGCCTCTCCTGCAGACCCCCTCCCAGAGACGACCTCGGGAGCCAGATGATG ACTCCCTGGAAGGCCTACCACGGTCAGCCTGCAAACGGCCCAAACTGGATGTTACTCTGGACGAGTGGGACCTCTCTGGCCTACCCTGGTGGTTTCTGGGTAATCTCCGAAGTAACTACAGCCGTAGGAGCAATGGCTCCACTGACATCCACACTAACCAA GAAGAGGACACGGCCATTGTGTCAGACACTACAGATGACCTCTGGTTCCTGACCGAGGGTGAGAGTGAACAGGTGAGTGTGGAGATGAAAGAAGCTGCGCTGGAGGAAGGGAGCGGAGGAGAAGGGGAGCCTCCACCTGAggatgatgatggaggaggtgcagggAAGGAGGAGAAAGCAGATCGAGAG ATGCAGGAGGAGCCAGATGAGGACTCGCAGTGTCTCAGTGATGACACTGACACAGAGATCTCTACACAG GATGCGTGGCAGTGCACAGAATGCAGGAAGTATAACACACCTAACCAGAGGTATTGTGTTCGCTGCTGGGCCCTACGTAAGAACTGGTACAAAGATGTCCCTCGACTCGcccattctctctctgttcctgaCATCCCAGCATGCAGCTTGCTCGCCACCCATGATGAAGAAGATGACAGCGACACTGGCATTGATGTCCCAGACTGCAGCAGGACGGTGTCTGACCCTATCATCCTGCCCTCCCACTCCACAGCTGACCGACCCCTGCCCACCATGATTACAGGGAAAAGCCAGGCACAGTGGCCATCCAGCTTCCTCAAGGATGAGCAGCTCTCAGATGGGGACAGTCAGGAAAATCTGGGGATGGAGGTTGAAGAAGTTAGGCCTGAGGCACTGTTGGAGCCTTGCAAGCTCTGTCGAGTGCGACCACGCAATGGAAATATAATACACGGACGTACGGCTCACCTGCTAACCTGTTTCCCATGTGCAAGGAGGCTACACAAGTTCCAGGCTCCTTGTCCAGGGTGTGGGAAGATAATTCAAAAAGTTATTAAGATATTCATTCTATAA
- the mdm4 gene encoding protein Mdm4 isoform X1 — MSSLSPQTLASSSSCRTLPGEGNQVQPKAPLLQILRVAGAQEEVFTLKEVMHYLGQYIMGKQLYDKQRQHIVHCQDDPLGELLEVESFSVKNPSPVYEMLKKYLVVLGCSDAAENLSVGRECVDGGVEDRGQLCGGLVKAGLEAVSDVPLLQTPSQRRPREPDDDSLEGLPRSACKRPKLDVTLDEWDLSGLPWWFLGNLRSNYSRRSNGSTDIHTNQLSPAQEEDTAIVSDTTDDLWFLTEGESEQVSVEMKEAALEEGSGGEGEPPPEDDDGGGAGKEEKADREMQEEPDEDSQCLSDDTDTEISTQVEDAWQCTECRKYNTPNQRYCVRCWALRKNWYKDVPRLAHSLSVPDIPACSLLATHDEEDDSDTGIDVPDCSRTVSDPIILPSHSTADRPLPTMITGKSQAQWPSSFLKDEQLSDGDSQENLGMEVEEVRPEALLEPCKLCRVRPRNGNIIHGRTAHLLTCFPCARRLHKFQAPCPGCGKIIQKVIKIFIL; from the exons ATGAGCTCTCTATCACCCCAGACTCTGGCATCAAGCTCATCATGCAGGACTCTACCTGGAGAGGGAAATCAG gtACAACCAAAGGCCCCGCTCCTGCAGATTCTGCGTGTTGCCGGAGCCCAGGAAGAAGTCTTCACACTCAAAGAG GTGATGCACTACTTGGGTCAGTACATCATGGGGAAGCAACTGTAtgacaaacagaggcagcacaTCGTCCACTGCCAGGATGACCCTCTGGGAgagctgctggaggtggagagCTTCTCCGTCAAAAACCCGAG CCCGGTGTATGAAATGCTCAAGAAGTACTTAGTTGTGCTTGGTTGTTCTG ACGCTGCAGAGAATCTTTCTGTGGGCCGTGAATGTGTAGATGGCGGAGTGGAGGATCGTGGTCAG TTGTGTGGAGGTTTGGTCAAAGCAGGGCTGGAGGCTGTCAGTGACGTGCCTCTCCTGCAGACCCCCTCCCAGAGACGACCTCGGGAGCCAGATGATG ACTCCCTGGAAGGCCTACCACGGTCAGCCTGCAAACGGCCCAAACTGGATGTTACTCTGGACGAGTGGGACCTCTCTGGCCTACCCTGGTGGTTTCTGGGTAATCTCCGAAGTAACTACAGCCGTAGGAGCAATGGCTCCACTGACATCCACACTAACCAA CTGTCTCCTGCACAGGAAGAGGACACGGCCATTGTGTCAGACACTACAGATGACCTCTGGTTCCTGACCGAGGGTGAGAGTGAACAGGTGAGTGTGGAGATGAAAGAAGCTGCGCTGGAGGAAGGGAGCGGAGGAGAAGGGGAGCCTCCACCTGAggatgatgatggaggaggtgcagggAAGGAGGAGAAAGCAGATCGAGAG ATGCAGGAGGAGCCAGATGAGGACTCGCAGTGTCTCAGTGATGACACTGACACAGAGATCTCTACACAGGTAGAG GATGCGTGGCAGTGCACAGAATGCAGGAAGTATAACACACCTAACCAGAGGTATTGTGTTCGCTGCTGGGCCCTACGTAAGAACTGGTACAAAGATGTCCCTCGACTCGcccattctctctctgttcctgaCATCCCAGCATGCAGCTTGCTCGCCACCCATGATGAAGAAGATGACAGCGACACTGGCATTGATGTCCCAGACTGCAGCAGGACGGTGTCTGACCCTATCATCCTGCCCTCCCACTCCACAGCTGACCGACCCCTGCCCACCATGATTACAGGGAAAAGCCAGGCACAGTGGCCATCCAGCTTCCTCAAGGATGAGCAGCTCTCAGATGGGGACAGTCAGGAAAATCTGGGGATGGAGGTTGAAGAAGTTAGGCCTGAGGCACTGTTGGAGCCTTGCAAGCTCTGTCGAGTGCGACCACGCAATGGAAATATAATACACGGACGTACGGCTCACCTGCTAACCTGTTTCCCATGTGCAAGGAGGCTACACAAGTTCCAGGCTCCTTGTCCAGGGTGTGGGAAGATAATTCAAAAAGTTATTAAGATATTCATTCTATAA
- the mdm4 gene encoding protein Mdm4 isoform X3: MSSLSPQTLASSSSCRTLPGEGNQVQPKAPLLQILRVAGAQEEVFTLKEVMHYLGQYIMGKQLYDKQRQHIVHCQDDPLGELLEVESFSVKNPSPVYEMLKKYLVVLGCSDAAENLSVGRECVDGGVEDRGQLCGGLVKAGLEAVSDVPLLQTPSQRRPREPDDDSLEGLPRSACKRPKLDVTLDEWDLSGLPWWFLGNLRSNYSRRSNGSTDIHTNQEEDTAIVSDTTDDLWFLTEGESEQVSVEMKEAALEEGSGGEGEPPPEDDDGGGAGKEEKADREMQEEPDEDSQCLSDDTDTEISTQVEDAWQCTECRKYNTPNQRYCVRCWALRKNWYKDVPRLAHSLSVPDIPACSLLATHDEEDDSDTGIDVPDCSRTVSDPIILPSHSTADRPLPTMITGKSQAQWPSSFLKDEQLSDGDSQENLGMEVEEVRPEALLEPCKLCRVRPRNGNIIHGRTAHLLTCFPCARRLHKFQAPCPGCGKIIQKVIKIFIL; this comes from the exons ATGAGCTCTCTATCACCCCAGACTCTGGCATCAAGCTCATCATGCAGGACTCTACCTGGAGAGGGAAATCAG gtACAACCAAAGGCCCCGCTCCTGCAGATTCTGCGTGTTGCCGGAGCCCAGGAAGAAGTCTTCACACTCAAAGAG GTGATGCACTACTTGGGTCAGTACATCATGGGGAAGCAACTGTAtgacaaacagaggcagcacaTCGTCCACTGCCAGGATGACCCTCTGGGAgagctgctggaggtggagagCTTCTCCGTCAAAAACCCGAG CCCGGTGTATGAAATGCTCAAGAAGTACTTAGTTGTGCTTGGTTGTTCTG ACGCTGCAGAGAATCTTTCTGTGGGCCGTGAATGTGTAGATGGCGGAGTGGAGGATCGTGGTCAG TTGTGTGGAGGTTTGGTCAAAGCAGGGCTGGAGGCTGTCAGTGACGTGCCTCTCCTGCAGACCCCCTCCCAGAGACGACCTCGGGAGCCAGATGATG ACTCCCTGGAAGGCCTACCACGGTCAGCCTGCAAACGGCCCAAACTGGATGTTACTCTGGACGAGTGGGACCTCTCTGGCCTACCCTGGTGGTTTCTGGGTAATCTCCGAAGTAACTACAGCCGTAGGAGCAATGGCTCCACTGACATCCACACTAACCAA GAAGAGGACACGGCCATTGTGTCAGACACTACAGATGACCTCTGGTTCCTGACCGAGGGTGAGAGTGAACAGGTGAGTGTGGAGATGAAAGAAGCTGCGCTGGAGGAAGGGAGCGGAGGAGAAGGGGAGCCTCCACCTGAggatgatgatggaggaggtgcagggAAGGAGGAGAAAGCAGATCGAGAG ATGCAGGAGGAGCCAGATGAGGACTCGCAGTGTCTCAGTGATGACACTGACACAGAGATCTCTACACAGGTAGAG GATGCGTGGCAGTGCACAGAATGCAGGAAGTATAACACACCTAACCAGAGGTATTGTGTTCGCTGCTGGGCCCTACGTAAGAACTGGTACAAAGATGTCCCTCGACTCGcccattctctctctgttcctgaCATCCCAGCATGCAGCTTGCTCGCCACCCATGATGAAGAAGATGACAGCGACACTGGCATTGATGTCCCAGACTGCAGCAGGACGGTGTCTGACCCTATCATCCTGCCCTCCCACTCCACAGCTGACCGACCCCTGCCCACCATGATTACAGGGAAAAGCCAGGCACAGTGGCCATCCAGCTTCCTCAAGGATGAGCAGCTCTCAGATGGGGACAGTCAGGAAAATCTGGGGATGGAGGTTGAAGAAGTTAGGCCTGAGGCACTGTTGGAGCCTTGCAAGCTCTGTCGAGTGCGACCACGCAATGGAAATATAATACACGGACGTACGGCTCACCTGCTAACCTGTTTCCCATGTGCAAGGAGGCTACACAAGTTCCAGGCTCCTTGTCCAGGGTGTGGGAAGATAATTCAAAAAGTTATTAAGATATTCATTCTATAA